Below is a genomic region from Pseudomonas berkeleyensis.
GAAGGCCGCTGTGCAACAGCTCAAGCAGGGCATGTCGCGCGCCCGTGGCGGTCGTGAGCGTTTCTTCTGGCAACTGACCCTGGCCCGTCTGTGCTTCGCCGCGAAGAAGTACGACCTGGCCAAGACCCAACTCGAATCGCTCGACCAGACGCTGCAGGCCTCCGGCCTCGGCGAGTGGGAACCCGATCTCGCTCTGGATGTGCTGCGTCTGCTGCACAACTGCTGCGAGCTCCTGCCGCAGAACCATGCGGTGCGCGACAGCAAGGACGAGATCTATCGCAGGTTGTGCCACCTCGACCTCGAGGTGGTGCTGGAGTAAGGCGCCAACACGCCAATCAAGGCCTCCGGGCCATCAACGCAAAGGAGAACACCCATGGCCAAAGAAGGCTCGGTAGCCCCCAAGGAACGCATCAACGTCACCTTCAAACCCGCCACCGGCGGCGCTCAGGAAGAAATCGAACTGCCCCTGAAACTCATGGTGCTCGGCGATTTCACCCAGCGTGCCGACGATCGCAAGATCGAAGACCGCAAGCCCATCAGCATCGACAAGAACAGCTTCGATGAAGTGCTGGCCAAGCAGGAGCTGAACCTGACCTTCGCCGTGCCGAACCGCCTGCAGGACGAGCAAACCGACGACGAGCTGGCCGTGCAGTTGAAGATCAACTCCATGAAGGACTTCAACCCGGCCAACCTGGTCGACCAGGTGCCGGAGCTGAAGAAACTGATGGAACTGCGCGACGCTCTGGTCGCCCTGAAAGGCCCGCTGGGCAACGCCCCAGCCTTCCGCAAAGCCATCGAGAGCGTGCTCTCCGACGACGACTCGCGCGACCGCGTGCTCGGCGAGCTGGGTCTGGCCGCACAAGACAAGCTCGATTCCTGATTTTCACTGACAAGGACGCATATTCATGAGCACGACTAGCGCAGCAGTAGAAGGCGGCCGTAGCGCCGCTGAACTCGGCATCCTCGACCGCATCATCGCGGAAACCAAGCTGACTCCGGACGACGAAGCCTACGACATCGCCAAGCGTGGCGTGTCGGCCTTCATCGAAGAGCTGCTCAAGCCGCAGAACGAAAACGAGCCGGTGAAGAAGGCCATGGTCGACCGCATGATCGCGGAGATCGACGCCAAGCTCAGCCGGCAGATGGACGAAATCCTCCACCACGAGCAGTTCCAGGCCCTGGAATCCTCCTGGCGCGGCCTCAAGCTGCTGGTGGATCGCACCAACTTCCGCGAGAACATCAAGCTGGAGATCCTCAACGCCTCCAAGCAGGATCTGCTCGATGACTTCGAAGACAGCCCGGAAATCGTTCAGTCCGGCCTGTACAAGCACATCTACACCGCCGAGTACGGCCAGTTCGGTGGCCAGCCGGTCGGCGCCCTGATCGCCAACTACTTCTTCGACCCGAGCGCTCCGGACGTCAAGACCCTGCAGTACGTCGCCTCGGTGGCCTGCATGTCCCACGCGCCGTTCATCGCCGCCGCCGGCCCGAAATTCTTCGGCCTGGAGACCTTCACCGGCCTGCCGGATCTGAAGGATCTGAAAGACCACTTCGAAGGCCCGCAATTCACCAAGTGGCAAAGCTTCCGCGAGCAGGAAGACGCCCGTTACGTCGGCCTGACCGTACCGCGCTTCCTGCTGCGCAACCCGTACGACCCGGAAGACAACCCAGTGAAGACCTTCGTCTACAAGGAAAACGTGGCCAACAGTCACGAGCACTACCTGTGGGGCAACACCGCCTATGCCTTCGCCAGCCGTCTGACCGACAGCTTCGCCAAGTTCCGCTGGTGCCCGAACATCATCGGCCCGCAGAGCGGTGGCGCGGTTGAAGACCTGCCGCTGCACCACTTCGAGAGCATGGGCGAGATCGAGACTAAGATCCCGACCGAAGTGCTGGTGTCCGACCGCCGCGAATACGAGCTGGCCGAGGAAGGCTTCATCGCCCTGACCATGCGCAAGGGCAGCGACAACGCCGCATTCTTCTCCGCCAACTCGGCGCAGAAGCCGAAGTTCTTCGGCATCAGCGAAGAAGGCAAGAACGCCGAGCTGAACTACAAGCTGGGCACCCAGCTGCCGTACATGTTCATCGTCAACCGCCTGGCTCACTACCTGAAAGTGCTGCAGCGCGAGCAGATCGGTGCCTGGAAAGAGCGTACCGACCTCGAGCTGGAGCTGAACAAGTGGATTCGCCAGTACGTGGCCGACCAGGAGAACCCGAGCTCCGAAGTGCGTAGCCGCCGTCCGCTGCGTGCCGCCCAGGTCATCGTCAGCGATGTCGAAGGCGAGCCGGGCTGGTACCGCGTCAGCCTGAACGTGCGCCCGCACTTCAAATACATGGGTGCCGACTTCACCTTGTCGCTGGTCGGCAAGCTGGACAAGGAGTAAGCACGCATGGCCTACGGCAGCCTGTTCGAGCGCCTCGGTGGCGAGGTCGGCCAACGTGCCGGCTGGAGCCGCGAGGTCGCCGCCATGGCCTCGGTGGCTGCCCATCTGGCCAAGATGCTCAGCACCCGTGCGGGCAGCGTGCAAACGCTGCCCGACTACGGGTTGCCCGATTTGAACGATATGCGCCTGTCGCTGCACGACTCGTTGCAGCAGGCGCGTATCGCCATCGAACGCTTTATCGAAGCGTACGAACCACGACTGACCCAGGTACGCGTGATTTCCCTGCCGCGTACCCATGACCCATTGCGTCAGGCCTTCGCCATCGACGCGATGCTGGAAATGGACGGCATCAGGCGTCAGGTCAGTTTCTCCGCGAGCCTGGATGGCAGCGGTCAGGTCAACGTCAACCCAGGAGCGTCACATGTCCGGTAAACCCGCCGCCCGCCTGAGCGATCCCACCGCTTGCCCGATCCCCGGTCACGGTACCAACCCCATTGCCGCCGGCTCGCCTGACGTGCTGTTCGACAGCCTGCCGGCCGCGCGCTTGGGCGATGCCTCCGCCTGTGGCGGCGCCATGGCCGGCGCGGTGATTCCTACCGTGCTGATCAACGGAAAGCCAGCGGCGGTGGTGGGTAGCGTGGGCAGCCATGGCAATGCCGTGGTGGCTGGCTCCGGCACCGTGTTGATTGGCGGTTGAGTTGCTCGTGATGAATCGCCTCCTGCGCTATTCGACTCGATGGAGCGGTCTGCTCGCTGTGCTTGCGTTGCAGGGCTGCGTGTTGGCACCACATGCGGCGCCGATCAATCCGGCCATCGGTGGGCGTCTGGTTTCTGCCGAGAGCGGGCAGCCCGTGCAAGGTGCGGCACTCGTTCTCGAGGTCGCCAGCGACCGCTCGCACAGCTATGAGATGCACAGCGACAGTCAGGGGCGATTTGCTTTTGCTGCCCGTGACGACTGGCGACTCTTCACGGTGCTCGCCGATGCGCCGATGTGCATCGTTGTCTTGACGGCTGAGGCTCAGGGTTTTCAGCCGCGGCACTGCGTCTGGACGTCCCGTAATGGTTGCCCGACTCAGACTCCACCGATAGGTGATCTGAAACTGATTCCCGCGCAATGGAATGACCACCGCGCCGATGCCTTGCTGGCCAATGCCAGCGACTGTGTCGACTCTGCCACATGGACGAGCCGCTGAGATGTCTTTCAACCACTACTACCAGAGCGAACTCACCGCCCTGCGCCAACTGGGCAAGCGCTTCGCCGAGCGCAGCCCGGCGCTGGCGCCGTTCCTCGGCCAGGCGGGGCGCGACCCGGACGTCGAGCGTCTGCTCGAAGGCTTCGCCTTCCTCACCGGGCGTCTGCGGCAGAAGCTCGACGACGAGTTGCCGGAGCTGACCCATTCGCTGATGCACTTGCTGTGGCCGAACTACATGCGCCCGCTACCGGCCTTCAGCATGCTTCAGTTCGACCCGCTGACCCGGCCCGGCCCGGCGCTGCCGGTCAGTCGTGGTACGCCGGTGGAGGCCAAGGCCATCGAGGGTGTCACCTGCCGTTTTCGCACCTGCTTCCCCACCGAAGTGCTGCCGCTGGCGTTGAACGGCCTGGATTACTCGGTCAAGGGCGACGGCGCACTGCTCAGCCTGCGTCTGGCCATGAGCGCCGATGGGCATATCGGTGAGATCGGCCTGAATAAGCTGCGCCTGCACCTGGCGGGCGAACGTTATATCGGCCAGATGCTTTACCTGGCGCTGCTGCGCAACCTCGGCAGCATCCAGCTGGTGCTGCTCGACCAGGCCGGCAAGCCGCTGCAGGATGCCTTCGGCCAGACGCTCGGCACCCTGCAGCTCAAGCCCGAACAGGTGCAACCGGTAGGCTTCGCCGAGGACGAGGCGCTGATCCCCTACCCGCTGAACACCTTCCGCGGCTATCGCTATCTGCAGGAATACTTCGCCTTCCAGGAGAAATTCCTGTTCGTCGACCTGCTCGGTCTGGATGCCATCCACAGCCTGCCCGAAGACCTGCTCAAGCAGGCGCGTGGCCTGGAACTGCGTTTCGATATCCACAAGGCCGGCGTGCAGCGCATCCGTCCGACCCTGGAGAATGTGCGCCTGTACTGCACGCCGGTGGTCAATCTGTTCCAGCACGACGCCATTCCGATCCGCCTCGATGGCAAGCAGGATCAATACCTGCTGTTGCCGGCCGAGTTCGATTCGCAGCATTGCGGTGTGTTCTCGGTCGATCGTGTCACCGGTTGGAAGCCGGGCGGCATGGGGTACGAAGAGTATGTGCCGTTCGAGTCGTTCGAGCACGACCCCAGCTTCGACGTGCCGGTGGCGCGCCCGCACTACAGCGTGCGCCAGCAGCCTTCGATGCTCGGCGACGGTCTGGAGACCTGGCTCAGTTTTGGCCTGCGCAACCTCGATCAGCACGAGACGCTGTCCATCGAGCTGACCTGCACCAACCAGAACCTGCCGCGTCAGTTGCGCCTGGGCGATATCTGCCTGCCCAGCGAGGACACCCCGGATTTCCTCAGCTTCCGCAATATCAGCGCGGTCACACCGTGCTACGCGCCGCCGCTGCACCGCGACTTCCTGTGGAAGCTGATTTCCAACATGTCGCTGAACTACCTGTCGTTGGCCAACGTCGAGGCGCTCAAGGTGATCCTCGAGACCTACGACCTGCCGCGCTACTACGACCAGCACGCCGAGCGCGTCAGCAAGCGCCTGCTCGGCGGCCTCAAGAACATCGGCCACCGTCATGTCGACCGCCTGCACCGCGGCCTGCCAGTACGCGGGGTGCGCACCGAACTGACCATGAACCCGGAAGGTTATCTGGGTGAGGGCGATTTGTTTCTGTTCGCCTCGGTACTCAATGAATTTTTCGCCTTGTACGCCAGCTTGAATTCCTACCACGAGCTGCACGTACAGAGCACACAGGGAGAGTTGTACAAATGGACGCCACGCATGGGGCAGCAGCCCCTGCTCTGAATCGGCTCAGCCGGGGCATCCGCGAGTACAGCCTGTTCCAGGCCGTACAGCTGGTGCTGGAGCGCTTGGGTGCTGCGCATCCGCATCTGGATGAGGAGCGCCTCTACGAGTACCTGGAGTTCCAGGCCAACCCGAGCCTGGGTTTTCCTGGCAGCGATATCGATCGCGTGCAGTTCTTCGAGGAGGATGGCGAGCTGCGTGCCCGCATGCGCGTCAACCTGGTCGGCCTGTTCGGCGGAGGTTCGCCGCTACCGGCCTTCTACAGCGAACAGGCCCTGGGCGACAGCGAGGATGGCAACCCGACCCGCGATTTCCTCGATCTGTTCAACAACCGCCTGCAACGCCTGTTGCTGCCGATCTGGAAGAAGTACCGCTACCGCGCCAGCTTCCAGAGTGGGGCCATGGACGCCTTCTCGGCGCATCTGTTCGCCCTGATCGGCCTGGGCAGCGAGCAGATTCGCCAGGCCCAGGAGCTGAACTGGAAGCGCCTGCTGCCTTACCTCGGCTTGCTCAGTCTGCGCGCTCACTCGGCGGCACTTATCGAGTCGGTACTGCGTTACTACTTCAAGCACGCCGAGCTGTTCATCGAGCAGTGCCTGGAGCGCCAGGTGACGGTGCTGGAGGAGCAGCGCAACCGCCTCGGCCGCGCCAACAGCCTGCTCGGTGAAGACGCCGTGCTCGGCGAGCGCGTGCGCGACCGTGGCGGCAAGTTTCGTATCCACGTGCGCCAGCTGGGCTGGACGCGCTTTCACGAATTCCTGCCGATCGGTACGGGCTACCAGCCGCTCTGTGCGCTGGTGCGCTTCACCCTGCGCGATCCGCTGGACTACGACATCCGCCTGGAACTGCGTCAGGACGAAATCCGCGACCTGCGCATCGGCGAAGAAAACCCCTGCCTGCTCGGCTGGACGACCTGGCTCGGCCGCGAGAACGCCGATGGCCTGGTCACTCTGGGCAGCAAGATTCATTAAGGACAGATGAAATGATCAACGTCGATCTGCAACAACTGGTTCAAGCCCTGGATGCCGCGAGCAAGCGCGACCTGGAAATGGCCGCCGAACGCTGCGTGGTGCGCGGCGGCAACAAGATCCTCGTCGAAGACCTGCTGCTGGGCTTGCTGGAGCGCCCGGAAAGCCTGCTGGCGCGCGCCCTGCAGGACGCCGAGATCGATGCCGGTGAGCTGGCCCAGGCGCTGCAGCCGCGCGGCGAACACAGCGAGTCGCGCAACCCGGTGTTTTCTGCCGAACTGGTGCAATGGCTGCAGGATGCCCTGCTGGTCGCCAACCTGGAGCTGGGCGCCAGCCAGATCGATCAGGCCGCGCTGATCCTCGCCCTGCTGCGCAACCCCATGCGCTACGCCGGCAGCCGTTACCAGGCGCTGCTGGGCAAGCTCAACGCCGAGCGCCTGCGCGACT
It encodes:
- the tssB gene encoding type VI secretion system contractile sheath small subunit, encoding MAKEGSVAPKERINVTFKPATGGAQEEIELPLKLMVLGDFTQRADDRKIEDRKPISIDKNSFDEVLAKQELNLTFAVPNRLQDEQTDDELAVQLKINSMKDFNPANLVDQVPELKKLMELRDALVALKGPLGNAPAFRKAIESVLSDDDSRDRVLGELGLAAQDKLDS
- the tssC gene encoding type VI secretion system contractile sheath large subunit, with product MSTTSAAVEGGRSAAELGILDRIIAETKLTPDDEAYDIAKRGVSAFIEELLKPQNENEPVKKAMVDRMIAEIDAKLSRQMDEILHHEQFQALESSWRGLKLLVDRTNFRENIKLEILNASKQDLLDDFEDSPEIVQSGLYKHIYTAEYGQFGGQPVGALIANYFFDPSAPDVKTLQYVASVACMSHAPFIAAAGPKFFGLETFTGLPDLKDLKDHFEGPQFTKWQSFREQEDARYVGLTVPRFLLRNPYDPEDNPVKTFVYKENVANSHEHYLWGNTAYAFASRLTDSFAKFRWCPNIIGPQSGGAVEDLPLHHFESMGEIETKIPTEVLVSDRREYELAEEGFIALTMRKGSDNAAFFSANSAQKPKFFGISEEGKNAELNYKLGTQLPYMFIVNRLAHYLKVLQREQIGAWKERTDLELELNKWIRQYVADQENPSSEVRSRRPLRAAQVIVSDVEGEPGWYRVSLNVRPHFKYMGADFTLSLVGKLDKE
- the tssE gene encoding type VI secretion system baseplate subunit TssE; its protein translation is MAYGSLFERLGGEVGQRAGWSREVAAMASVAAHLAKMLSTRAGSVQTLPDYGLPDLNDMRLSLHDSLQQARIAIERFIEAYEPRLTQVRVISLPRTHDPLRQAFAIDAMLEMDGIRRQVSFSASLDGSGQVNVNPGASHVR
- a CDS encoding PAAR domain-containing protein: MSGKPAARLSDPTACPIPGHGTNPIAAGSPDVLFDSLPAARLGDASACGGAMAGAVIPTVLINGKPAAVVGSVGSHGNAVVAGSGTVLIGG
- a CDS encoding carboxypeptidase-like regulatory domain-containing protein is translated as MNRLLRYSTRWSGLLAVLALQGCVLAPHAAPINPAIGGRLVSAESGQPVQGAALVLEVASDRSHSYEMHSDSQGRFAFAARDDWRLFTVLADAPMCIVVLTAEAQGFQPRHCVWTSRNGCPTQTPPIGDLKLIPAQWNDHRADALLANASDCVDSATWTSR
- the tssF gene encoding type VI secretion system baseplate subunit TssF, whose amino-acid sequence is MSFNHYYQSELTALRQLGKRFAERSPALAPFLGQAGRDPDVERLLEGFAFLTGRLRQKLDDELPELTHSLMHLLWPNYMRPLPAFSMLQFDPLTRPGPALPVSRGTPVEAKAIEGVTCRFRTCFPTEVLPLALNGLDYSVKGDGALLSLRLAMSADGHIGEIGLNKLRLHLAGERYIGQMLYLALLRNLGSIQLVLLDQAGKPLQDAFGQTLGTLQLKPEQVQPVGFAEDEALIPYPLNTFRGYRYLQEYFAFQEKFLFVDLLGLDAIHSLPEDLLKQARGLELRFDIHKAGVQRIRPTLENVRLYCTPVVNLFQHDAIPIRLDGKQDQYLLLPAEFDSQHCGVFSVDRVTGWKPGGMGYEEYVPFESFEHDPSFDVPVARPHYSVRQQPSMLGDGLETWLSFGLRNLDQHETLSIELTCTNQNLPRQLRLGDICLPSEDTPDFLSFRNISAVTPCYAPPLHRDFLWKLISNMSLNYLSLANVEALKVILETYDLPRYYDQHAERVSKRLLGGLKNIGHRHVDRLHRGLPVRGVRTELTMNPEGYLGEGDLFLFASVLNEFFALYASLNSYHELHVQSTQGELYKWTPRMGQQPLL
- the tssG gene encoding type VI secretion system baseplate subunit TssG yields the protein MDATHGAAAPALNRLSRGIREYSLFQAVQLVLERLGAAHPHLDEERLYEYLEFQANPSLGFPGSDIDRVQFFEEDGELRARMRVNLVGLFGGGSPLPAFYSEQALGDSEDGNPTRDFLDLFNNRLQRLLLPIWKKYRYRASFQSGAMDAFSAHLFALIGLGSEQIRQAQELNWKRLLPYLGLLSLRAHSAALIESVLRYYFKHAELFIEQCLERQVTVLEEQRNRLGRANSLLGEDAVLGERVRDRGGKFRIHVRQLGWTRFHEFLPIGTGYQPLCALVRFTLRDPLDYDIRLELRQDEIRDLRIGEENPCLLGWTTWLGRENADGLVTLGSKIH